From the genome of Gemmatimonadaceae bacterium, one region includes:
- a CDS encoding methyltransferase domain-containing protein — MRATLLHAVRDPRRARECVWRVSGARVLLTPPQGEWWARYFDLEYLREYEPLFTLERDRREVARVIEVLGLPTGSRVLDVPCGQGRHSHLLAEAGFRVDGLDFSTTLLERAKKRGTGPTLEYHRGDMRELPSEWTGRFDAVLNLFTSFGFFAVPADDRLVLVEFARVLVPGGTLVWHGGSRDGVMARFLERDWWQTSDGTLHAQDRRFDPLSGILTVDSRWSGPGGSGTREHHIRLYTATRLAELCAVAGLIVEEAYDGWRDRPLTRHSTEMLLVARKPRAVRMLPGRKPRR; from the coding sequence GTGCGCGCGACGCTACTGCACGCTGTACGAGATCCGCGCCGCGCTCGAGAGTGTGTTTGGCGCGTATCGGGAGCCCGTGTTCTTCTGACGCCTCCGCAAGGCGAGTGGTGGGCGCGGTATTTCGACCTCGAGTACCTGCGCGAATACGAACCGCTGTTCACGCTCGAGCGCGACCGGCGCGAAGTCGCGCGTGTTATCGAGGTGCTCGGCCTGCCCACCGGATCGCGAGTACTCGACGTGCCGTGCGGCCAGGGACGGCACAGTCACTTGCTCGCAGAGGCAGGATTCCGCGTCGATGGGCTCGATTTTTCGACGACGCTGCTCGAACGCGCGAAGAAACGGGGCACGGGGCCGACGCTCGAGTATCATCGCGGTGACATGCGTGAGCTCCCTTCCGAGTGGACAGGTCGCTTCGATGCGGTTCTGAATCTCTTTACCTCATTTGGCTTCTTCGCCGTCCCGGCCGACGATCGTCTGGTCCTCGTGGAGTTCGCCCGAGTGCTGGTGCCGGGTGGGACACTCGTGTGGCACGGTGGAAGCCGCGACGGCGTGATGGCGCGCTTCCTCGAGCGCGATTGGTGGCAGACGTCAGACGGAACGCTGCACGCCCAGGACCGACGCTTCGATCCGCTGTCCGGCATTCTCACCGTCGACTCTCGGTGGAGCGGTCCCGGTGGCTCGGGCACGCGCGAGCATCACATTCGTCTCTACACCGCGACGCGGCTCGCCGAACTCTGCGCGGTGGCGGGTCTCATCGTCGAGGAAGCGTATGATGGCTGGCGAGATCGACCACTCACCCGTCACTCGACGGAGATGCTCCTCGTTGCGAGGAAGCCGCGTGCCGTGCGCATGTTGCCCGGTCGCAAGCCGCGCCGCTAG
- a CDS encoding acyl-CoA carboxylase subunit beta, translating to MTGTAGRGAGGTAGGTARKTEGGHSRLRDLVAAVRALEDQLRHGGGPDRIAKQHKQGKLTARERIAGLCDPGSRFVEIGLLVAYDEYDGQAPAAGVVTGIGIVEGRSVVVVANDATVKAGSWWPETIKKMLRAQELAMRCRIPIIYLVDSAGVNLPYQGGVFPGQYGAARLFYYNSIMRRYLRIPQIAAVMGPCIAGGAYLPALSDLIVMVKGTSFMGLGGPNLVKGATGQTIDAETLGGAATHTETSGVAHYAVDDDAACLTKLRELVAMLPQQTRHSASSGAEPDGTQLYDVLPTDHRMSYDMHEVIRALVDDGAIDEFQPRLAKEIICGDVHIRGIGVGLIANQRGLIKGRPGEKPRFGGILYAESAEKVAFFIERCDRQRIPILFVQDVSGFMVGPEAEHEGIIRAGARFVEAMATARVPKLVLTVNHASGAGYYAMAGQGFDPDFIFSWPTGRMGVMEGESAIQAVHGPAIEEAKKKGKALAPGVVEAVEEMREDYEHQLDARYAAARGFVDAIVAPEETRELVAMALDAALQNPGPHLGAFVLPAQLDQA from the coding sequence GTGACAGGCACGGCGGGCAGAGGAGCCGGCGGCACCGCGGGCGGAACCGCACGGAAGACCGAGGGTGGACACTCACGGCTGCGCGACCTCGTGGCTGCCGTTCGGGCGCTCGAGGACCAGCTTCGGCACGGTGGCGGCCCCGATCGCATCGCGAAGCAGCACAAGCAGGGCAAGCTCACCGCTCGCGAACGAATTGCCGGCCTCTGCGACCCAGGTTCGCGCTTCGTCGAGATTGGGTTGCTCGTGGCCTATGACGAGTACGATGGACAGGCGCCCGCCGCCGGCGTCGTCACCGGCATCGGCATCGTGGAGGGGCGCAGCGTCGTCGTCGTGGCGAACGATGCGACCGTGAAGGCCGGTTCCTGGTGGCCCGAGACGATCAAGAAGATGCTGCGCGCGCAGGAACTGGCCATGCGATGCCGCATTCCGATCATCTATCTCGTCGACTCCGCCGGCGTGAACTTGCCGTATCAGGGCGGCGTATTCCCCGGTCAGTACGGCGCGGCGCGCCTCTTCTACTACAACTCGATCATGCGACGATATCTGCGCATTCCGCAGATCGCCGCCGTCATGGGGCCGTGCATCGCTGGTGGAGCGTACCTGCCGGCGCTGTCCGACCTCATCGTGATGGTGAAGGGCACGTCGTTCATGGGACTCGGCGGGCCGAATCTCGTCAAGGGCGCGACGGGTCAGACGATTGACGCCGAGACGTTAGGCGGCGCGGCGACGCACACGGAGACGAGCGGCGTCGCCCATTACGCGGTGGACGACGATGCGGCGTGCCTGACAAAACTCCGCGAGCTCGTCGCGATGTTGCCGCAGCAGACGCGTCATTCGGCATCGAGCGGAGCCGAGCCGGACGGTACGCAGCTATACGACGTGCTGCCCACCGATCACCGGATGTCCTACGACATGCACGAGGTGATTCGTGCGCTCGTCGACGATGGAGCGATCGACGAATTCCAGCCGCGGCTCGCGAAGGAGATCATCTGCGGCGACGTTCACATTCGCGGGATCGGCGTCGGGTTGATCGCCAATCAACGCGGCTTGATCAAGGGTCGACCCGGCGAGAAGCCGCGATTCGGTGGAATTCTCTACGCCGAGAGCGCGGAAAAGGTCGCGTTCTTCATTGAGCGCTGCGATCGGCAGCGGATTCCAATCCTCTTCGTCCAGGACGTTTCAGGATTCATGGTCGGGCCCGAGGCGGAGCACGAAGGGATCATTCGCGCCGGAGCGCGCTTCGTCGAAGCCATGGCGACCGCGCGCGTCCCCAAGCTCGTGCTCACCGTGAATCACGCGTCCGGCGCCGGCTACTATGCGATGGCCGGGCAAGGCTTCGATCCCGATTTCATCTTCAGTTGGCCGACAGGGAGGATGGGCGTCATGGAGGGAGAGTCGGCGATCCAGGCAGTACACGGTCCGGCGATCGAAGAGGCGAAGAAGAAAGGCAAGGCGCTCGCTCCGGGCGTCGTCGAGGCGGTCGAAGAGATGCGCGAAGACTACGAGCATCAATTGGATGCTCGTTATGCAGCCGCGCGCGGATTTGTCGATGCGATCGTGGCGCCCGAAGAGACGCGTGAGCTCGTCGCGATGGCGCTGGACGCCGCCTTACAGAATCCGGGACCACACCTTGGCGCATTCGTTCTGCCCGCGCAGCTGGACCAGGCATGA
- a CDS encoding acyclic terpene utilization AtuA family protein → MTRRKQLVRVASGQGFWGDWLEAPRRQVEGGDIDYLMLDYLAEVTMSILQKQKERDPKLGYARDFVGAVESILPAIAKRGVRVIANAGGVNPPACAEAIRGVAERGGARGTVRVGVVTGDDLLPRLDELIAAGHELRNMDTGEALATVRDRVLSANAYIGSVPIVEALERGANVVITGRSTDTALTMAPIRYEFNWAADDWNKLAAGIIAGHTIECGAQCSGGNCLFDWRNIPDLANVGYPIVEANPDGTFVIAKHPHTGGRISVQSVTEQLVYEMGDPHSYITPDVIADFTTIELAPDGPDRVRVFGIKGRPPTDKLKVSIAYRAGFKAVGTLVYAWPDALDKARKADEVLRARLDHLGLEFDQILTEFVGVSAAHGPLSGESHDAAEVQLRVGVRSPDRAVVERFTRELAPLVLNGPPTVTGFAGGRPKVEEIVAYWPALIDKRVVQTKVEVA, encoded by the coding sequence ATGACGAGGAGAAAGCAATTGGTACGCGTCGCCTCGGGCCAGGGGTTCTGGGGAGATTGGCTCGAGGCACCACGGCGTCAGGTCGAGGGCGGCGACATCGATTACCTCATGCTCGATTACCTGGCCGAGGTGACGATGTCCATTCTGCAAAAGCAGAAGGAACGCGATCCGAAGCTCGGCTACGCGCGCGACTTTGTCGGCGCGGTGGAGAGCATTCTGCCCGCGATCGCGAAGCGTGGGGTGCGCGTTATCGCGAACGCGGGCGGCGTGAATCCGCCGGCATGCGCCGAGGCAATACGTGGCGTCGCCGAGCGAGGTGGCGCGCGCGGGACTGTGCGCGTCGGCGTCGTCACGGGTGACGATCTCTTGCCGCGACTCGACGAGTTGATCGCAGCTGGACACGAATTGCGTAACATGGATACCGGCGAAGCGCTGGCGACGGTCCGCGATCGAGTGCTATCCGCCAATGCGTACATCGGCTCGGTGCCGATCGTCGAGGCGCTCGAGCGGGGCGCGAATGTCGTCATCACGGGCCGGTCAACCGATACGGCGCTCACGATGGCGCCGATTCGTTATGAGTTCAATTGGGCGGCGGACGACTGGAACAAGTTGGCGGCGGGCATCATCGCCGGCCACACCATCGAATGCGGCGCGCAGTGCTCTGGGGGAAATTGTCTGTTCGATTGGCGAAACATTCCGGACCTCGCGAACGTCGGCTATCCGATCGTCGAAGCGAATCCTGACGGCACGTTCGTGATTGCTAAACATCCCCACACGGGTGGCCGCATCTCCGTGCAGTCGGTCACCGAGCAGCTCGTGTACGAGATGGGTGATCCGCACTCGTACATCACACCGGACGTGATCGCCGATTTCACAACGATCGAGCTCGCGCCGGACGGTCCGGATCGGGTGCGCGTCTTTGGCATCAAGGGCCGACCGCCAACGGACAAGCTGAAGGTCTCGATTGCCTATCGCGCCGGCTTCAAGGCGGTCGGCACGCTTGTGTATGCCTGGCCCGATGCCCTCGACAAGGCTCGTAAGGCAGATGAAGTTCTCCGGGCCAGGCTGGACCATCTCGGTCTCGAGTTCGACCAGATACTCACCGAGTTCGTTGGCGTGTCGGCAGCCCATGGCCCGCTCTCGGGCGAGAGTCACGACGCCGCCGAAGTCCAACTGCGCGTCGGTGTCCGCTCGCCGGATCGCGCCGTCGTCGAGCGATTCACCCGCGAGCTGGCCCCGCTCGTGCTGAACGGTCCGCCCACCGTCACGGGCTTTGCCGGCGGACGCCCCAAAGTCGAGGAGATTGTCGCCTATTGGCCAGCGCTGATCGACAAGCGTGTCGTCCAGACGAAGGTCGAGGTGGCATGA
- the ybeY gene encoding rRNA maturation RNase YbeY, giving the protein MSHVVVIDDDGVRVPLARRQVASIARAVLRAEGGRRPPSHVSISFVTSRRIAALNRRHLGHRGSTDVISFTLAPEVPGARLVGDIYIAPSVARRNAETNGVTLREELTRLVVHGVLHVLGHDHPEGRDRAASPMWRRQEQLVASVIRTPRRRSRGTRRARSAA; this is encoded by the coding sequence ATGAGCCACGTCGTAGTCATCGACGACGACGGCGTTCGCGTGCCGCTCGCGCGCCGGCAAGTCGCCTCGATTGCGCGCGCCGTGCTGCGGGCCGAAGGGGGACGGCGGCCCCCGTCGCACGTGTCGATCAGCTTCGTCACCAGTCGCCGGATTGCGGCATTGAATCGGCGCCATCTCGGCCACCGCGGTAGCACGGACGTGATCTCCTTCACTCTCGCTCCCGAGGTCCCAGGCGCTCGGCTCGTTGGTGACATCTATATCGCGCCGAGCGTCGCGCGGCGAAACGCCGAGACAAACGGCGTAACGCTTCGCGAAGAGCTGACGCGACTCGTCGTCCACGGCGTGCTCCACGTGTTAGGCCACGATCATCCGGAAGGACGGGATCGTGCCGCTTCGCCCATGTGGCGGCGGCAGGAGCAACTGGTGGCATCGGTGATCCGAACTCCGCGACGCCGATCGCGCGGGACTCGACGCGCGAGGTCCGCCGCGTGA
- a CDS encoding hemolysin family protein, whose amino-acid sequence MTLTAWLLCAIAALVAAACSVADGALLAFDPAASPSEHPGGAIHERERAHRALSALRVLAHVAAGAAIAQGLVFAGWSFGTRAMVAVALGLVLVALTEGMARSIGYGLGSRAFDALRDFVRVTTVLLRPIVALGAVLERSLQRVLPATEGSTEEEHSAERFREVVAAEADVSSAEEELLHGVFSLGDTEVREIMVPRVDIVGVAATTPWSEVLDRVRSSEHARFPVYDDTLDNVIGILYAKDLLGAIVAADEPKGGWLRLVRGAVFIPTTKTIDAQLRDFKDSRTHIAIVSDEYGGTAGLVTIEDVLEEIVGEIRDEYDVEEPDVEREGATRFWVAGRLPVDELRELMGVDFGVDDVTTVGGLVYALFGRVPHAGETLTRAGVRLVVERVRRRRVERVYLERLQPALTAGGPR is encoded by the coding sequence GTGACGCTCACGGCCTGGCTACTCTGCGCCATCGCCGCGCTCGTTGCTGCGGCGTGCTCTGTCGCCGACGGAGCACTGCTCGCGTTCGATCCCGCGGCGTCTCCGTCGGAGCATCCTGGCGGAGCGATTCACGAGCGCGAACGTGCACATCGCGCGCTGTCCGCTCTTCGAGTACTGGCGCACGTCGCCGCTGGTGCGGCAATCGCCCAGGGGCTTGTGTTCGCGGGTTGGTCTTTCGGGACGCGTGCGATGGTGGCCGTCGCACTCGGCCTTGTCCTCGTCGCCCTCACGGAGGGGATGGCGCGCTCCATCGGCTATGGCCTCGGCAGCCGCGCATTCGATGCGCTGCGTGATTTCGTGCGCGTCACCACCGTGCTGTTGCGGCCGATCGTTGCCCTCGGTGCGGTGCTCGAGCGGTCGCTGCAGCGCGTTCTTCCCGCGACCGAGGGCTCGACGGAGGAAGAGCACAGCGCAGAGCGCTTCCGTGAGGTCGTGGCGGCGGAAGCCGACGTCTCCAGCGCCGAAGAGGAGCTCCTGCATGGCGTTTTCTCGTTGGGCGATACGGAAGTGCGCGAAATCATGGTGCCGCGCGTCGACATCGTCGGCGTTGCCGCGACGACGCCGTGGTCCGAAGTACTGGACCGCGTGCGCAGCTCCGAGCACGCGCGATTTCCGGTGTACGACGACACGCTCGACAACGTCATCGGCATTCTGTACGCCAAGGACCTGCTGGGCGCTATCGTCGCGGCCGACGAGCCAAAGGGAGGATGGCTACGGCTGGTGCGCGGCGCCGTGTTCATTCCGACCACGAAGACGATCGACGCGCAGCTGCGTGATTTCAAGGACAGCCGAACGCACATCGCAATCGTAAGCGACGAATATGGAGGAACGGCAGGACTCGTGACGATCGAGGACGTTCTCGAGGAGATCGTCGGTGAGATCCGTGACGAATACGACGTCGAGGAGCCGGACGTCGAACGTGAGGGCGCAACACGCTTCTGGGTGGCGGGACGCCTGCCGGTCGATGAGCTGCGCGAGTTGATGGGCGTCGATTTCGGTGTCGACGATGTAACGACCGTCGGTGGCCTCGTGTACGCGCTCTTCGGCCGCGTTCCTCACGCGGGCGAGACGCTGACACGCGCCGGCGTCCGGCTCGTCGTCGAACGCGTTAGGCGGCGACGTGTCGAGCGGGTGTACCTCGAGCGTCTGCAGCCCGCGTTGACGGCGGGAGGTCCTCGATGA
- a CDS encoding methylmalonyl-CoA mutase family protein — protein sequence MTSTRDLRGGKLGGDGDGDGRRELERLRAEVAEWRRRYTEGELRDIGFVNSEREVDPLYTAFDVPPETATDISVPGQYPYTRGIHPTGYRGRLWTMRQFAGFGSAKDTNERFKFLLAHGQTGLSTAFDFPTLMGYDSDHSRSEGEVGKTGVAISSLADMETLFDGIPMDQVSTSMTINGPAIILWAFYIAAAEKQGVSAENLRGTIQNDILKEYMAQHAWCFPIEPALRLIVDCFEWGAKNAPQWNTISISGYHIREAGATAAQELAFTLADGFTYVERGIARGLDVDQFAPRLSFFWDIHNDFFEEIAKLRAARRIWARHMKSRYGARSPRSWMMRFHSQTAGVTLTAQQPMNNVVRVAYQALAAVLGGTQSLHTNSMDETLALPSEEAVQVALRTQQLLAFETGVPNVIDPLGGSYYLESLTNQLEQEAEALFSEIERIGGVVRGLEQGWFQRKIAESASRQQWEIEQHRRVIVGVNEFVTDEPELTIPLLKVGEDADRLQRDGLAKIRNERDDAGCRQALDALRNAAGAAENTMPYILECARRYCTLYEIRAALESVFGAYREPVFF from the coding sequence ATGACGTCCACGCGAGATCTGCGGGGAGGAAAGCTGGGCGGCGATGGCGATGGAGACGGCCGCCGCGAGCTCGAACGGCTGCGCGCTGAAGTCGCCGAATGGCGACGTCGCTACACCGAAGGCGAGCTGCGTGACATCGGCTTCGTGAACTCCGAACGCGAGGTCGATCCGCTCTATACCGCGTTCGACGTGCCCCCAGAAACGGCGACAGACATCAGTGTCCCGGGTCAATACCCCTACACGCGCGGCATCCACCCGACTGGCTATCGAGGTCGGCTCTGGACGATGCGTCAGTTCGCGGGATTCGGCAGCGCCAAAGACACGAACGAGCGCTTCAAGTTCTTGCTCGCACACGGTCAAACCGGTCTCTCGACTGCCTTCGACTTTCCGACGTTGATGGGCTACGACTCCGATCATTCGCGCTCGGAAGGGGAAGTGGGCAAGACGGGCGTCGCGATCTCGAGCCTCGCCGACATGGAAACGCTGTTCGACGGCATTCCCATGGATCAGGTGTCGACGTCGATGACGATCAATGGGCCGGCGATCATTCTGTGGGCGTTTTACATCGCCGCGGCAGAGAAACAGGGAGTCTCCGCGGAGAACCTGCGTGGCACTATTCAGAACGACATTTTGAAAGAATACATGGCGCAGCACGCCTGGTGTTTCCCGATCGAGCCCGCGCTGCGCCTGATCGTCGACTGCTTCGAGTGGGGCGCGAAGAACGCGCCGCAGTGGAATACGATCTCGATCTCCGGCTACCACATTCGTGAGGCGGGTGCGACCGCGGCCCAAGAGCTCGCGTTTACCCTTGCGGATGGCTTCACCTATGTGGAGCGTGGTATCGCCAGGGGCCTCGACGTCGATCAATTCGCGCCGAGGCTCTCGTTCTTCTGGGACATTCACAACGACTTCTTCGAGGAGATCGCGAAGCTCCGCGCCGCGCGCCGCATCTGGGCTCGGCACATGAAATCGCGCTATGGCGCACGCAGTCCGCGCTCGTGGATGATGCGCTTCCATTCGCAGACCGCGGGCGTCACGCTCACCGCGCAGCAGCCAATGAACAACGTCGTGCGCGTCGCTTACCAGGCGCTCGCGGCGGTACTCGGCGGCACGCAGTCTCTGCACACCAACTCGATGGACGAAACGCTCGCGCTGCCGAGCGAGGAGGCAGTTCAGGTTGCGCTGCGAACGCAACAACTCCTCGCGTTCGAGACCGGTGTGCCTAACGTCATCGATCCGCTTGGCGGCTCCTACTATCTCGAGTCACTGACCAATCAGCTCGAACAGGAAGCCGAGGCACTTTTCAGCGAGATCGAGCGAATTGGCGGCGTGGTGCGAGGGTTGGAGCAGGGCTGGTTCCAGCGGAAGATCGCAGAGTCGGCGTCACGGCAGCAGTGGGAGATCGAACAGCATCGTCGCGTCATCGTCGGCGTAAACGAATTCGTCACTGACGAACCGGAGCTCACCATTCCGCTGCTCAAAGTCGGTGAGGACGCCGACAGACTGCAACGCGACGGGCTCGCGAAGATACGCAACGAACGAGACGACGCCGGCTGTCGTCAGGCACTCGACGCGCTGCGGAATGCAGCCGGGGCGGCCGAAAACACGATGCCCTACATTCTCGAGTGCGCGCGACGCTACTGCACGCTGTACGAGATCCGCGCCGCGCTCGAGAGTGTGTTTGGCGCGTATCGGGAGCCCGTGTTCTTCTGA
- the meaB gene encoding methylmalonyl Co-A mutase-associated GTPase MeaB: MHNDLLADFDAGKKAALARAVSIVENHRRGFERLLASFHSRLGRARRIGITGPPGAGKSTLTTAVVAAYRVAGQSVGVVAVDPTSPFTGGALLGDRIRMESVALDPGVFIRSMATRGSLGGLAASTREVADVLDAFGIEQIIIETVGVGQSELDIARTADSSVVVLVPESGDSIQTLKAGLMEIADIFVVNKGDRPGADRLRHELELMLGLRGGNTLKNVPAHHGVDLRRPLTRDEKLAMNPARAAREATQNDGASWTPPVLRTVASTGEGVAELVEAVDRHFGYLERSGLLRERRRARLRARVVEVVESKVRSRLWSDDATNHWLDARLEELESGRTNPFAVADELLDRSANLLTNSESKAR; this comes from the coding sequence ATGCACAACGATCTTCTCGCCGATTTTGATGCCGGCAAGAAAGCCGCGTTGGCGCGCGCCGTGAGTATCGTCGAGAACCATCGACGTGGCTTCGAGAGGTTGCTCGCAAGCTTCCATTCGCGGCTCGGGCGGGCGCGCCGGATCGGGATCACGGGACCGCCGGGCGCAGGCAAGAGCACGCTCACGACCGCAGTCGTCGCGGCATATCGCGTCGCAGGGCAGTCGGTCGGCGTCGTCGCCGTCGACCCAACTTCACCATTCACGGGCGGCGCCCTCCTCGGCGATCGCATTCGGATGGAGTCGGTGGCGCTCGATCCCGGTGTCTTCATCCGATCGATGGCAACGCGCGGTTCGCTTGGTGGGCTCGCCGCGTCGACGCGCGAAGTTGCCGATGTCCTCGACGCGTTCGGTATTGAGCAAATTATCATCGAGACGGTCGGTGTCGGACAGAGTGAACTGGACATTGCACGCACAGCCGATTCCAGCGTCGTCGTCCTCGTGCCGGAATCCGGCGACTCGATTCAGACGCTCAAGGCCGGGCTGATGGAGATCGCCGATATTTTCGTGGTCAATAAGGGAGATCGTCCTGGCGCCGACCGGCTCCGGCACGAGCTCGAGCTGATGCTCGGTCTGCGTGGCGGCAACACACTCAAGAACGTCCCCGCGCATCACGGGGTTGATCTGCGCCGACCGCTCACGCGCGACGAGAAGCTCGCGATGAATCCCGCTCGCGCCGCCCGAGAGGCGACCCAGAACGACGGCGCGTCCTGGACACCGCCGGTACTGCGTACCGTAGCGTCAACGGGCGAAGGCGTTGCGGAGCTCGTCGAGGCGGTCGACCGTCACTTCGGTTATCTTGAGCGCAGCGGCCTCCTTCGCGAGCGCCGCCGAGCCCGGCTTCGCGCTCGAGTCGTCGAAGTGGTGGAGAGCAAAGTGCGAAGTCGCCTCTGGAGTGACGACGCTACCAACCATTGGCTCGACGCGCGTCTCGAGGAGCTGGAAAGCGGGCGAACCAATCCCTTCGCCGTCGCCGACGAGCTGCTCGACCGCAGCGCGAACCTACTGACGAACTCGGAGAGCAAAGCACGATGA
- a CDS encoding cobalamin B12-binding domain-containing protein: MRPIRVLVAKPGLDGHDRGAKVVAAALRDAGMEVIYTGLHQTPEMIASAAIQEDVDVVGLSVLSGAHMTLFPRVRDLLAEQGRDDILITGGGIIPREDMEQLRQGGIGKLFGPGTPTSELIDYIRGWFAERQRQEA; encoded by the coding sequence ATGCGTCCGATACGTGTTCTCGTCGCAAAACCAGGTCTCGACGGTCACGACCGTGGTGCGAAGGTCGTCGCCGCTGCTCTGCGTGACGCGGGCATGGAAGTCATCTATACCGGGCTGCACCAGACACCGGAGATGATCGCCAGCGCGGCAATTCAGGAGGACGTCGACGTCGTCGGCCTCTCGGTGTTGAGCGGTGCCCACATGACGCTCTTTCCGCGGGTCCGGGATCTGCTCGCCGAGCAAGGACGTGATGATATACTCATCACCGGCGGCGGCATCATCCCGCGCGAGGACATGGAGCAGCTTCGGCAGGGCGGCATCGGGAAGCTCTTCGGGCCAGGGACGCCGACGAGTGAGTTGATCGACTACATTCGCGGCTGGTTCGCGGAGCGACAACGCCAGGAAGCGTGA
- a CDS encoding CNNM domain-containing protein, which translates to MNLDLLDRPYVFVVALLVVGWLTAGAMAVRSVSRIWLRHWTEQRLRGSAAAVTYLERPHRLLIGSSTGVALTLVISGIMLGLKHTGPQLIADVALFVVLVVLAGQVFARAVARQWPTYLVPVVVPVLRVVELLVTPIVGLGRRAAAPFERQRGRASVDVEREVLHDLLREGELEGVGEREEIAIISGVVEFGAKLVRNVMTSRADIFALDDALEARTLALRIAQSNYSRVPIYHGSLDDVRGMVHAFDVLKAGAEKFPPLRPVAMATPEAHCNELLFRMLRERRHLAVVRDPNGATVGLVSLEDLLEELVGDIRDEHDEPDASRAQSASRAKP; encoded by the coding sequence ATGAACCTGGATCTCCTCGACCGGCCATATGTATTCGTGGTGGCCCTGCTCGTCGTCGGCTGGCTCACTGCAGGCGCGATGGCCGTGCGCTCCGTGAGTCGCATCTGGCTTCGCCACTGGACGGAACAGCGGCTGCGCGGATCGGCGGCGGCGGTGACATACCTCGAGCGCCCGCATCGTTTGCTGATTGGGTCCAGCACGGGAGTGGCGCTCACGCTCGTGATCTCGGGTATCATGCTCGGGCTCAAGCACACCGGACCCCAGCTCATCGCCGACGTCGCGCTGTTCGTCGTCCTGGTCGTACTGGCGGGCCAGGTGTTCGCGCGCGCCGTGGCGCGCCAATGGCCAACCTATCTCGTGCCGGTTGTCGTGCCCGTTCTCCGCGTCGTCGAGCTGCTCGTAACGCCAATCGTCGGACTCGGGCGGCGCGCTGCCGCGCCGTTCGAGCGTCAGCGGGGCCGGGCTTCGGTCGATGTCGAACGCGAGGTGCTGCACGATCTGTTGCGCGAAGGCGAGCTCGAAGGTGTAGGAGAGCGCGAGGAGATTGCGATCATCAGTGGCGTGGTGGAGTTTGGCGCGAAGCTCGTTCGCAACGTGATGACGTCTCGCGCCGACATCTTCGCACTGGACGACGCGCTCGAAGCTCGCACACTCGCGTTGCGCATCGCCCAATCGAACTACAGTCGCGTTCCGATCTATCACGGCTCGCTCGACGACGTGCGGGGAATGGTACACGCGTTCGACGTGTTGAAAGCGGGCGCCGAGAAATTCCCCCCGTTGCGGCCGGTCGCGATGGCAACCCCCGAGGCGCACTGCAACGAACTCCTTTTCCGAATGCTGCGCGAGCGACGGCACCTCGCGGTCGTGCGTGATCCGAATGGCGCGACGGTGGGTCTCGTCTCGCTGGAGGATCTGCTCGAGGAACTGGTCGGCGACATTCGCGACGAACACGACGAGCCCGACGCCAGTCGCGCCCAGAGCGCGTCGCGGGCCAAGCCGTGA